The sequence below is a genomic window from Candidatus Omnitrophota bacterium.
CGACTGGTAGAGCGGGAGATACGGGAGCGCCCCCAAGGGCGCGGTGCATATTAGCTATTTCCTTAGAGACCAGCTTTCCCAGGTATTAAAGACTTTCGTCGCTTAGAGAGAGCGTAAATCTTTCTTCTTGCAACCGTGAATTGTATTAGGTAGAATTATAGGGAAGGTTTGAGAGTTAATCCAAGGGGAGCCAATTTAGAAAATCCTCTGTAACGAAAACAGTTACGGAGGGTTTTTATTTGAGTTAAAATAAAAATATGAAAAAAATACTTTTGCTGCTGTTTGCCGTCACATTTATCACTTTTTTCTTTATTCCCGTAGGGCCTTCAGCTAAAGCCGAAGAAGCCAAAACATTTATCGGCACGATTAAATCTTTCGCTTATGGGTTTGGGTTCAGGTCCGGCCCTCCTTTATGGCCGCTCGGTATGATCGAAGTCGTGGCTGATAACGGGCAAAAAAACAATTTTCTTTTCGTCGGCAGCGGGCGGCCTCGCGCTACCATCTTTTATGATATAGACGGCAGAAACCTGGGCATGGTGACGGAGGGGCTGTCTAGAACCGAAGCAGCCAAAAAAGTAGGGATAGGCAAAAAAGTAGAAGTTACCTATACGACTCCGCAGGAAACCGCGCGGTTCATCCACCGAAATCTCGCTATTTCCGTTCGCTATGTTCCTGCGGATTATGTTGCGCAACAGACAATGCCAGGGAAACCGGTAACAGTTTCAGAAACGCCAGCCAATACTTCTGAAACCAATATTTTTGTAGGTAAGATTGAAAGATCCGGGGGAGCATTAAGGTATTGGTGGAAATTTACTGCTGTTGCTGATAACGGCGAGAAGAAAGAGTTTCGTGTCCCCAGGGGCGGTGCAACCATTATACAGATTGACGGTAAGCAAAGATATGGCGAAGCGCCAAGAAGAGGCAGGAAAATTGAGGTTAAGTATTCAGTCACGGAAAGAGATGATAATGTGACCACCTCGATGCGGTACGTCCCATTGGATTACGTACGGCAGCCGACAGCATCAAGTGTACCGGCAAACGTACCTTCTGAAACAACGCAGCTAGCTCAAGAAAGTGCAGGTCAGACAGGGAATACCTTTACAGGCAGGGTCGAATCAGTTAAAAAGATGTTACCAAGGCCTCCCTATTGGAGGCTTGCGTTATTGACGGTTGTCGGGGACAGCGGCGAAAAGAAGAATATAGACATAGTCAACGATACTGCTGTTACCGATGCTTTCGGAAAAGAGAAGGGTAAAGGCAGAAGTGCCTGGAACCTTGAAAACGGTGAGCGTGTAGAGGTAAATTATTCGCCCGAGGCAAACAGCGGCCATAATAAGGCTGTTTCAATCCATTGCCTATATTGATTTGCTAAGAAATAACACAATTTATCCGCCTCCTCAGTTATGCACCAGTTGCGAAATTCCTTGACTTCGCTCGGGATGGTTCGAGGGATGGTGAGCGAAGCCGAACCACTCGTCCAATAGGGGAACCAGATTTAATGCCTCTAGAGTATGCTCTGATAGTAACCTTTATTAGGATATTCCAAGAGCTTAGGTGGTTATGCAATATATGAGTAATAAATCCATAATTTTATTATCTTCAGCTTTTTTATTTTTTTGTTTTTCATCATTTGCCGAAGGCCTTGAATTAAAATTTGATAAAGATACCAAAGAACCCATACTCGTAGAAGAGGACAAATCCGGTCAATTAGGCGTCGATAAAGAAAAGGAAGATCATATTACGACTGAAAAGATGCCAGGCGACCAATATTTAGAACGTTATGTTAGTTTGGTAAACGAAGCTGTTGGATATATAGGGCATGGCCAGTATGAACAGGCAATAGAGAAGCTAAAAATAGCCATAACATTAGAACCTGCCATGCCTTACGCATACGATAATCTCGCGAATGCGTATTACCATTCGCATAGTTATAAAGAAGCTATAGAGATGTCGGAGAATGCATTAAAGGCAGATCCTGATTATGCGAATGCATACGGCAATCTCGGTAATATTTATTACGCGTTAGGTAAATATCAGGAAGCCAAGGAGAACTATCAAAAGGCAAGAAAGCTATTTCAGGAAAAGCAGGATCCAGCGGCTATTGCGAAGATAGATGAGTCTCTTGCAAAACCTTTGTTGGAATAGAATGGTTAGGGGATTAATTTGTTTTATTAAAAGAAAGGAAGGAGGTTATATGTACAAAAAGGTGTTATTGAAAGTCTTTGCGTTAACGGTATTCAGCCTCTGTGTAATTGCGGTTTCCGGGCAGCAAGCATTTGCGCAAAAAGCAGCCCTTGAGCAGCCCGTTATTAAAGAACAGGCCGCCCGACAGGAAGGATTACCAAAGGAAAAGGTGCTTGAAATAGCCACTGCGGCAGTGAAAGCAAAAGGAATGGATCTTACCGAAGCAGTTGTGGTTTATGACGACGGGGATAAACTTTGGATAGAGAGAATCGGAGCCATGACTATGCCTGATGAGTCGCCAAACCACGGGATTATGAAAAAAGGGTTCTTAAAAAATTACGAAACGGTATTTTTTGATTTTAAGGAACCCGTTAATGACGTCTGGGTTTTTATAGATAAGGATACGGGTGAGGTTTTCGAGGTTTATCAGGAACAATAAATATCTCAATAAAGATTTAAAATTTAAAAAGCGCCGAAAGGAATCGGCGCTTTTTATTTTAGAGACAGTCCGCTTAACTTTATTGATTTTTTCCTATTTCTTTTTTTAGTTTATTGATGAATTCAGGGTTGAATTTATATCCCAGCGTTTCTGCCTTATGTATATCCTGCCGGACTTTAGCATATTCCTGTTTTAAAAAATAGACAGCCCCCCGGTTGGCGTAGAATTGCGCCGCGTAAGGGTTTATCTTTATTGCCATATCGTAATCTGAAATAGCTCCAGTGAGGTTACCCTTGGTGACATAGGCATTAGCGCGGTTATAATAAACTTCGGCATAAACGGGGTTTATTTTTATCGCGTTATCATAGTCAGAGATGGCCTTATCGGGCTCGTTTTTATTTTTATAAGCCATGCCGCGGTTATTGTAGGCCTCGGCATAAACGGGGTTTATTTTTATCGCGTTATCATAGTCAGAGATGGCCTTATCGAGTTCACCTTTGTAAAAATATGCCCCTGCCCGGTTGTTATAAGTCAAATCATAAGCAGGGTCAAGCCGGATAGCCGTATCAAACTCTTTAATCGCCGCTTCAATATCTCCTTCCTGGAGATAGACAGTGCCTATGCTGTTGTGTGCGCGCACGCTGTAGGGCGAAGTCTTTAAAGTCGTTTTCCAAAAGTTTGCGTTATCCTTCCAGTCTTTATTCCGGCAGATAGTACGCAGG
It includes:
- a CDS encoding tetratricopeptide repeat protein — protein: MQYMSNKSIILLSSAFLFFCFSSFAEGLELKFDKDTKEPILVEEDKSGQLGVDKEKEDHITTEKMPGDQYLERYVSLVNEAVGYIGHGQYEQAIEKLKIAITLEPAMPYAYDNLANAYYHSHSYKEAIEMSENALKADPDYANAYGNLGNIYYALGKYQEAKENYQKARKLFQEKQDPAAIAKIDESLAKPLLE